One segment of Pseudodesulfovibrio sp. 5S69 DNA contains the following:
- a CDS encoding tRNA lysidine(34) synthetase, whose translation MASWGKLTFAQKKCVTATGKLMQRTEMVSRGARIGLAISGGVDSFLMLKVMTIRQAIMPFPVELMALHVNPGFDPASHEPLVRWCADNGLAAHVELTDFGPRAHTEENRKNSPCFWCAMQRRKRLFELCRDYNLTHLAFGHNADDNVVTFFMNVVQNGRADGLSANEPFFGGKLNVIRPTMLLDKKTVIKAASQWELPIWENVCPSNGYTKRDEIHEWLRTMWRKDKRIKNNIFNAITRQQVDLTSKKV comes from the coding sequence ATGGCCTCATGGGGCAAACTCACCTTTGCACAGAAAAAGTGCGTCACCGCCACGGGAAAGCTCATGCAGCGGACCGAAATGGTCTCCAGGGGCGCCCGCATCGGCCTGGCCATCTCCGGCGGAGTGGACAGCTTTCTCATGCTCAAGGTCATGACCATCCGGCAGGCGATCATGCCCTTCCCGGTGGAGCTCATGGCCCTGCACGTCAACCCCGGTTTCGACCCCGCCTCCCATGAGCCGCTGGTCCGATGGTGCGCCGACAACGGGCTGGCCGCGCACGTCGAGCTGACCGACTTCGGTCCCCGCGCCCACACGGAGGAGAACCGCAAGAACTCGCCGTGCTTCTGGTGCGCCATGCAGCGCAGAAAAAGGCTGTTCGAACTGTGCCGCGACTACAACCTGACTCACCTTGCCTTCGGACACAACGCCGACGACAACGTGGTCACCTTCTTCATGAACGTAGTCCAGAACGGACGGGCCGATGGACTGTCGGCCAACGAGCCGTTCTTCGGCGGCAAGCTCAACGTCATCCGGCCGACCATGCTCCTGGACAAGAAAACGGTCATCAAGGCGGCCTCCCAATGGGAGCTGCCCATCTGGGAAAACGTCTGTCCGTCAAACGGTTACACCAAGCGGGACGAAATCCACGAATGGCTGCGGACCATGTGGCGGAAGGACAAACGTATAAAAAACAACATCTTCAACGCCATAACCCGGCAACAAGTCGACTTGACAA